The nucleotide sequence CGCTAATGATTCTAATTGCTTTTTTGAAATATTTGCCCAAACTTCTTCTTCTGGAATTTCTGAAGCACTACATATTTTTATCCAAAGTCGCTTTGGAAGTTCAAATTGGGGATATTTGAACACTTTTTGTTTTCCTGAGTTATTCTTGATTTTCATCAAATCTTCCATTATAGAATCTGAATTGAATCCAGGCACCCAGTTTACGAGTATGGGAAACTGATAATCACATTCGTTCAATTCTCTTGCTCCCCAAGCGGACAGTTTTAGAATCCCAGGACCACTTAATCCCCAATGGGTAATTAAAAGCGGACCTTCACTTTCTAATCCAGAATTTGGAATTTTCACTTCAGCAAAATTAGCAATACCGGCAAGACCTTCTATCCTAGAATCTTTGATATTGAATGTAAATAAAGAAGGCACAGCATTAATTAGATGATGCCCTAAATTTTCAAGAATATTCCACATTTTAGGATTACTCCCTGTTGCTATAACTAACTTCTCGCAAGTAAAATTCGTCTTAGTGGTTTTTACACCCCAGGCATTATCTACTTTTTCAATAGCATTTACCGGATATCCTGTAAGGATGTCAATATTTAAACGCTTAGTTTCGCTAAGAAAACAATCTATAATAGTTTCAGAAGTATTACTTACCGGAAACATTCTCCCGTCGTCTTCAGTCTTTAGTTCTACGTTGCGATCGGCAAACCAGCCGATGGTGTCACCTGTCATAAAACTATGGAAAGGCCCGAGTAATTCTTTTTGTCCTCTTGGGTAATTTTGAGTTAACTCTTTCGGCATAAATTCAGCATGAGTCACATTACATCTTCCGCCCCCTGAAATTTTCACTTTAGACAAGACATTTTTTCCTCGTTCTAAAATGGCAATTTTTAATTCAGGATTAAAATCTGCAATATTAATCGCAGTAAAAAAACCTGCGGCTCCACCGCCCACTATCAAAACATCGTAATGCGTCATTTATTTCTATTAGAATTATTTATGCCAAATCTAGAATTATATTCGATCTGGAAAGTCTGAAAAGATTCCATCTACACCAAGATTCTTCATCTTCTTGATTTTTTCGGTTTTATTTACCGTCCATACATTCACTTTTATGTTGTTACGGTGGCAATCTCCAATATAATCTCTGGTTACTAACTTATAATATGGATGGATAGCAGCTGCTTTTAGATGTCTTGCCTGTAAAAACGCAATACTCATATCATCCTCTGTCAAAACAGCTAAAGGAATTTCTGTATTCTCGCTACGCAAACTCATTAACTCGTTAAAATTAAAGCTTGAAATCAATATTCGTGATTTTGGATGCTTTTCCAGTAAATTTAATACTGGTAACGCCGTCCCTTCTCCTTTCAACTCGATATTCAGAATCACTTTGTCCTGAACTACATCTAGCACTTCTTCTAAAGTAGGAATTTGATATCCCTCTGTAGTTCTACAAGATTTCAATTCTTTAAGCGATTTTTCACCTACAAATCCTGTACAAGTAGTTGTGCTATCTAATTCTTCATCATGAATTACAACAAGCTCTCCGGTTTTGCAAAGATGTACATCGATCTCGATCATATCGACCTTCAGCGTCATTGCCTTTTTTATACTTTCGATCGTATTTTCGGCCACGTGACCTTTGGCACCTCGATGCCCAATTTTTAAAGGAGTTGTCATTAATAAGGTTGTTAGTTAGTTTATTTCAAATAGTTTTTAGTCCAAAAAGTTATATTCAACAGCCCTTTAGAAAGGCTTAGGACAACTTAACATTTTTTTTGCGTCCAGCATGCTTAAATTGACTCGATTTCAAACTACTAAAATGCAAATTTTATGGATCAACCAAAAACCTTTCCGCAACAAGATCAAAAACAACCGGGAAACCAGCATCAAATGCATCCCCAACCAATGATCATTAGAGACTCTTACAAGGGTAGTGAAAAGCTGAAGGGAAAAAACGCGTTAATTACAGGAGGAGATAGTGGGATAGGACAAAGTGTAGCTTTACATTTTGCTAGAGAAGGCGCAAACGTTGCCATTATATATCTAAGCGAAGATGAAGATGCTTTAGAGACTAAAAAGCTAATAGAAGGCGAAGGACAGCGGTGTCTTTTAATTGAAGGAGATATTAAGAATGCCGAATTTTGTGAAAAATCGATTAAACTTACGATTGACGAATTGGGAAGTTTAGACATCCTAATTAATAATGCTGCTGTGCAATTTCCAAAAGATGATATACAAAATATAAGTATAGATCAAATTAAGGAAACTTTCGAAACCAACATTTATCCATATTTTTATATTATCAAGGAAGCATTAAACTATTTAAAAGAAAATGCTACCATTGTAAATACAACTTCGGTAACATCCTACAGGGGAAGTTCGCATTTACTGGATTATGCCAGTAGTAAAGGTGCAATTACAAGTTTTACCAGAAGTTTATCTACGATGCTAGTTTCAAAAGGAATACGTGTAAATGCTGTAGCGCCGGGACCAATTTGGACACCCTTAATACCTGCTACTTTTGATGATGTTAAAGAATTTGGTCAAAAAGTACCAATGGGAAGAGCAGGGCAGCCGGGAGAAGTAGCTCCTGCATATGTTTTTCTAGCAAGTGAAGACAGTAGTTATATTACAGGACAAACCATTCATGTAAATGGTGGCGAATTAATTGGAGGATAAAATTTAAAAAAAAGAATAATATGGAGAAATGGTTTGAAGCATCAGAAACAAGTTTAGCTGCAATAACTCTTAGCGCAATAGGAATATTTATTTTAGTAATTCTATATACAAGAATTGCAGGAAAACGAAGTTTTTCTAAGATGTCCAGTTTTGATTTTGCGATGACGATCGCGAGTGGGAGTATCTTAGCTTCAACCATTGTATTAAAAAATGTGAGTTTAATTCAGGGTGCAGTGGCTCTTTTAGTAGTTTATATTCTACAAATTGGCACTGCATTTTTAAGAAGATATCCGGCTTTTCAGAAAATGACTGATAATGATCCTATTCTGCTAATGAAAGACGGAGAAATTTATTACGATAATTTAAAAAAAGCCAGAGTAACCGAATCAGATTTACGCGGAAAACTAAGAGAGGCAAATGTTATCCAACTTTCTGAAGTAAGAGCCGTAATTTTTGAAACCACCGGTGATGTTTCTGTATTGCATTCCGCAGATAAAGAATTAGAAGACTGGCTAATAAAAGATGTGAAACTAAAATAGTAATTTTCGCCTATAATTTTTACTTCGGAAAAAGATGTACCAGCCTAAAAAATACATAAAGGATGATCCTGAATTTATCTTTCAATTTATACAAAATCATCCTTTTGCAACTATGGTGAGCAATTCGCATCCCCTTGTTGCCACTCATATTCCGGTTTTAGTTGAAGGAACAGCGGAAGATTTTAGATTATATGCTCATATTGCTAATCACAACGAGCAATTAGAATCTCTAGAAAACGATGCTGAAGTTTTATTTATTTTTCAGGGTTCGCATGCGTATGTAAGTTCATCTTGGTATGCTGAAAAAGATATCAGCACTTGGAATTATTCGGCTGTTCATATCAACGCTAAGATCAAAATACAAACTTCTAAAGAGTTAGAAAACTCATTAGAAAAGCTGGTGAAAACATTCGAAAATCAACAAAAATCGCCTTTATTTTATAATGATATTCCTAAACAAATGCTTCAGGATCATTTGCCATTAATTACCGGATTTTGGGCAATACCATTCAAAATTAAGGGAATCGCAAAGTTACATCAAAGCTATTCTAAAGAAGACATAATTTCTTCCGTAGAACATTTAGAAAAAGGAACGCTTACCGATAAGCAACTTGCCAAGGATCTCAAAGAAGAGAACGGATTGCCTTAATTGCATTTCAGAAAAGAAACAAAGCAGACGCTTACATTTCAGAAATATTTTCATTAATCGTTCTTCTTCCGATATCTCATATTCAGCATTTCTATAGATAAAGAAAAGAAAACTGAAAAATAGATATAGCCTTTTGGAACATGATAATGCACAGCTTCTATAATTAGCATGACGCCAATTAAAATTAGAAAGCTTAAAGCTAATATTTGAATTGTTGGATGTTTATTTACAAAATCACTTATCGCTTTGGCAAAGATCATCATTACCAAAATAGAAATGATTACTGCTATGATCATTAAAACAATCTCTGTGGTTAAACCGATAGCGGTTAAAATAGAATCGAAAGAAAATATGATATCTAACATCACAATTTGACCTATAGCTAAACCAAAAGATTTTGCACTAACATTTCTCTCAGTTTCGTGTTGGCCTTCCACCTTATGGTGAATCTCTAAAGTGCTTTTTACCAAAAGAAAGATTCCCCCCGCTAACAAAATAATATCTCTCCAACTAAGCTCAAAATCACCAAAGGTTAATACCGGTTTCGTTAGGCCTATTATCCAGGTAATACCTAATAAAAGCAAAACTCTTGTGATCATCGCTAATGCTAAACCACCTATTCTCGCTTTTTTTTGCTGATGCTCTGGCAACTTCCCAGCAACTAAAGAAATAAAGATAATGTTATCGACCCCAAGAACAATCTCCATAAATGTTAGGGTAAGCAAGGCAACCCAAGTATCTGCCTGAAGAAAAATTTCCATAAATAAGCTATTGGTTAAACTGATGAAAATTAGCTATTAAAAAACTAAAAATAGATAAGAAAAAATTAAAAAAACAGCACTTCTACTATTTTGTAAAAGACCATTTAAAATTGAAAACAAAAAACCCGAAGATTAAATCTTCGGGTTTTTCTTATAAATTCTAGCGTTATTAATGCCGATATAACTGCTCTATAATTTTAAACTTATCGATCCCCGGCAGCAACTGCCAAATATCCTATTCCTTGCAGAACGTCTTCTTTTTCTTCTGAATTTTTGATCATCAAAGTTTTATTACTAACATCATATTTTTGATCGAAAATTAAAAAAGCCTTTTCTAAAAGCGCTCCAATGTAAAATTTTGACGGTCTATGAAGAATAGCCGAATTTACATTTATGCCGCTCTTATTGATATAAATTAATCGCTTAGAAAATGGCATCCAATTAGAGGTTACTTTAATTTCTAAATCTGATTCTTTTAATTGCCTTAAAAAAGCTGTCACAACATCATCATTGTAATGCTGATTTAAAAAACCATTCAAATGCTCATGGAAATAACTACTAAGTAAGATCTGATTGGAGCGTGATACAATGTTATATATCTTAAGGTGCGCTCCTTGGTAAATTAGTTTCATGGTAAAGTTGAGTTAGTTTAGCACTTTCAAAATTAAACAGTTACCTTGAAATACTTGAATCTTTAACATTAAAATTTCATCACCAAATTGATAATTATAGATTTCCTATAAAAGCCCATTTTCATAGTCACATTCCAAAA is from Zunongwangia endophytica and encodes:
- a CDS encoding NAD(P)/FAD-dependent oxidoreductase translates to MTHYDVLIVGGGAAGFFTAINIADFNPELKIAILERGKNVLSKVKISGGGRCNVTHAEFMPKELTQNYPRGQKELLGPFHSFMTGDTIGWFADRNVELKTEDDGRMFPVSNTSETIIDCFLSETKRLNIDILTGYPVNAIEKVDNAWGVKTTKTNFTCEKLVIATGSNPKMWNILENLGHHLINAVPSLFTFNIKDSRIEGLAGIANFAEVKIPNSGLESEGPLLITHWGLSGPGILKLSAWGARELNECDYQFPILVNWVPGFNSDSIMEDLMKIKNNSGKQKVFKYPQFELPKRLWIKICSASEIPEEEVWANISKKQLESLAIQLTNAEFQVNGKSTFKEEFVTAGGVDLKEIDFKTFRSKKHPSLYLVGEVLNIDAITGGFNFQNAWTGGYMAAKAIAEG
- a CDS encoding DUF421 domain-containing protein, with product MEKWFEASETSLAAITLSAIGIFILVILYTRIAGKRSFSKMSSFDFAMTIASGSILASTIVLKNVSLIQGAVALLVVYILQIGTAFLRRYPAFQKMTDNDPILLMKDGEIYYDNLKKARVTESDLRGKLREANVIQLSEVRAVIFETTGDVSVLHSADKELEDWLIKDVKLK
- a CDS encoding SDR family oxidoreductase; this encodes MDQPKTFPQQDQKQPGNQHQMHPQPMIIRDSYKGSEKLKGKNALITGGDSGIGQSVALHFAREGANVAIIYLSEDEDALETKKLIEGEGQRCLLIEGDIKNAEFCEKSIKLTIDELGSLDILINNAAVQFPKDDIQNISIDQIKETFETNIYPYFYIIKEALNYLKENATIVNTTSVTSYRGSSHLLDYASSKGAITSFTRSLSTMLVSKGIRVNAVAPGPIWTPLIPATFDDVKEFGQKVPMGRAGQPGEVAPAYVFLASEDSSYITGQTIHVNGGELIGG
- a CDS encoding TerC family protein — its product is MEIFLQADTWVALLTLTFMEIVLGVDNIIFISLVAGKLPEHQQKKARIGGLALAMITRVLLLLGITWIIGLTKPVLTFGDFELSWRDIILLAGGIFLLVKSTLEIHHKVEGQHETERNVSAKSFGLAIGQIVMLDIIFSFDSILTAIGLTTEIVLMIIAVIISILVMMIFAKAISDFVNKHPTIQILALSFLILIGVMLIIEAVHYHVPKGYIYFSVFFSLSIEMLNMRYRKKND
- a CDS encoding glycerophosphodiester phosphodiesterase is translated as MTTPLKIGHRGAKGHVAENTIESIKKAMTLKVDMIEIDVHLCKTGELVVIHDEELDSTTTCTGFVGEKSLKELKSCRTTEGYQIPTLEEVLDVVQDKVILNIELKGEGTALPVLNLLEKHPKSRILISSFNFNELMSLRSENTEIPLAVLTEDDMSIAFLQARHLKAAAIHPYYKLVTRDYIGDCHRNNIKVNVWTVNKTEKIKKMKNLGVDGIFSDFPDRI
- a CDS encoding FMN-binding negative transcriptional regulator, coding for MYQPKKYIKDDPEFIFQFIQNHPFATMVSNSHPLVATHIPVLVEGTAEDFRLYAHIANHNEQLESLENDAEVLFIFQGSHAYVSSSWYAEKDISTWNYSAVHINAKIKIQTSKELENSLEKLVKTFENQQKSPLFYNDIPKQMLQDHLPLITGFWAIPFKIKGIAKLHQSYSKEDIISSVEHLEKGTLTDKQLAKDLKEENGLP